AAGAATTCAGCGGAAATCTTTGCCTATATTAAGAAGGAAGACATCAAGTTAGTCGATGTTCGCTTTACCGATCTTCCTGGAATCCAGCACCATTTCAACGTTCCAGTTGAATCATTCGATGAGGCGGTTTTTACAGACGGTCTTATGT
This region of bacterium genomic DNA includes:
- a CDS encoding glutamine synthetase; translation: MFKNSAEIFAYIKKEDIKLVDVRFTDLPGIQHHFNVPVESFDEAVFTDGLM